In one Desulfobacterales bacterium genomic region, the following are encoded:
- the pdxA gene encoding 4-hydroxythreonine-4-phosphate dehydrogenase PdxA codes for MTDQRPVIGITLGDPVGIGPEIILSALQAPSIYEICKPLVFGDFNWLTATADSTDSPLRITAVQIPGAGAYTHGTIDVLNLSDLDPRAIQWGKPSVETGKAMVGYILEAVNMALTGKISAIVTCPINKSAMHMAGYRYNGHTELLAEKTHAREYAMMLAGDKLRVVLVTIHVPLQDVPRLITTQSVLDTIRITDRSLKQRFGISSPQIAVAALNPHAGEGGMFGDEETRWILPAIDQARREGLEVSGPYPPDTLFYHAAKGRYDAVVCMYHDQGLIPFKMVHFTDGVNTTLGLPIIRTSVDHGTAYDIAGNGTADPGSLIAAIRMASHQAVVMRS; via the coding sequence ATGACAGACCAACGCCCCGTCATTGGCATCACCCTGGGAGATCCGGTAGGTATCGGCCCCGAAATCATCCTGTCAGCGCTGCAGGCACCTTCGATATATGAAATCTGCAAACCCCTTGTATTCGGAGATTTCAACTGGTTAACCGCCACAGCAGATTCCACCGATAGTCCGTTGCGGATAACGGCCGTTCAAATTCCGGGTGCCGGCGCTTATACACATGGCACGATCGACGTATTGAACCTTTCCGACCTTGATCCCCGCGCCATTCAGTGGGGAAAGCCCAGCGTTGAGACCGGAAAAGCCATGGTCGGCTATATCCTTGAAGCCGTCAATATGGCGTTAACAGGTAAAATTTCTGCCATCGTCACGTGTCCGATCAATAAAAGCGCCATGCACATGGCCGGATACCGTTATAACGGCCACACGGAACTGCTGGCGGAAAAAACCCATGCCCGGGAATATGCCATGATGCTTGCCGGGGACAAGCTCAGGGTTGTGCTGGTAACCATTCACGTCCCGTTACAAGACGTCCCCCGACTGATTACCACCCAATCGGTATTGGACACCATCCGGATTACGGATCGATCATTAAAACAGCGCTTTGGTATTTCATCCCCGCAGATAGCGGTCGCGGCATTAAATCCCCATGCCGGAGAAGGCGGCATGTTCGGCGACGAGGAAACCCGGTGGATTCTGCCGGCCATCGATCAGGCACGACGCGAAGGACTGGAGGTCTCCGGCCCTTACCCGCCGGACACGCTCTTTTATCATGCGGCAAAAGGCCGTTATGATGCTGTCGTCTGCATGTACCATGATCAGGGACTGATTCCGTTTAAAATGGTTCATTTTACCGACGGAGTCAATACGACCCTCGGCCTTCCGATTATCCGGACATCGGTTGACCATGGCACCGCCTACGATATTGCCGGAAACGGCACGGCCGATCCGGGAAGCCTGATAGCGGCAATCCGGATGGCATCACACCAGGCAGTGGTGATGCGGTCGTGA
- the dnaA gene encoding chromosomal replication initiator protein DnaA, translating into MKSVWNEVKQNIKQQVPAHIFTMWIDTLELEKIENNEIMLSTPNFFSKKRVLDHYGALIESIISRITDNKVNKLTVQVAEGASPRRETSRLVSTASNLDLQIPLPIMNVKARNGRLLRKDFTFDNFVVSGNNNFAYSAAMSLASQRQNCQNSLFLLSQTGMGKSHLAQAVGHHILSQQPNERVFYITLEDFTNEMVQSFRNDTISDFKEKYRRHCDVLLLEDVQFLTGKERTQIELALILDYLFDAEKKIIFSSCYLPGDIPKMIDPLRSRLSSSLISRIEPPDFKTRMKILCQKSRENGYGLPGEILEYLASELSDDVRQLESGLKSIVTKASLMNTVIDLDLARSVVDNIAVNRKQITIDVIKKLVSKEYGVSLEELVSRSRKQCFVRPRQVAIYLARKYTDQPLQVIGKGFNRYHATALHSINVVERNVKQDNSVRDQVKFLSEKLENGRF; encoded by the coding sequence ATGAAATCTGTCTGGAACGAGGTTAAACAAAATATCAAACAGCAGGTACCCGCCCATATATTTACCATGTGGATCGATACGCTGGAGCTGGAAAAAATTGAAAATAATGAAATTATGCTTTCAACTCCCAATTTTTTTTCCAAAAAACGCGTCCTTGATCATTACGGGGCTCTGATTGAGTCAATCATATCTCGTATTACAGACAATAAAGTAAACAAGCTGACAGTACAGGTGGCAGAGGGTGCCAGCCCCCGAAGGGAAACTTCCCGGCTGGTTTCAACGGCATCGAATCTCGACCTTCAGATCCCTTTGCCCATTATGAATGTGAAAGCCCGTAATGGCCGGTTATTACGAAAGGATTTCACGTTTGATAACTTTGTCGTCAGCGGGAACAATAATTTTGCCTATTCGGCGGCCATGTCGTTAGCGTCCCAGAGACAAAACTGTCAGAATTCCTTGTTTTTATTATCCCAGACCGGAATGGGTAAAAGCCATCTGGCACAGGCCGTCGGCCATCATATATTGTCTCAGCAGCCGAATGAACGTGTATTTTATATTACTTTGGAAGATTTTACCAATGAGATGGTTCAGTCGTTTCGGAATGATACCATCTCCGATTTCAAGGAAAAATATCGAAGACACTGTGATGTGTTGCTGCTGGAGGATGTGCAGTTTTTAACCGGTAAAGAACGCACCCAGATCGAACTGGCCCTGATCCTGGATTACCTGTTCGATGCGGAAAAAAAGATTATTTTCAGCAGCTGCTATCTTCCGGGGGATATTCCGAAGATGATCGATCCGCTCAGATCCCGGTTATCAAGCAGTCTTATTTCAAGGATTGAGCCGCCTGATTTTAAAACCCGGATGAAAATCCTGTGTCAAAAATCACGGGAAAACGGGTATGGTCTGCCCGGAGAGATTCTTGAATATTTAGCCAGTGAACTTTCGGACGATGTCAGACAACTGGAATCCGGGCTGAAGAGCATTGTGACAAAGGCCTCTTTGATGAATACGGTCATCGATCTTGATCTTGCCAGAAGTGTTGTCGATAACATCGCGGTGAATAGAAAACAGATTACAATCGATGTCATCAAAAAACTTGTATCCAAAGAGTATGGGGTTTCTCTGGAAGAACTGGTGTCCCGGTCACGCAAACAGTGCTTTGTCCGTCCACGGCAGGTCGCCATTTACCTGGCACGGAAATATACGGATCAGCCGCTTCAGGTGATAGGCAAAGGCTTTAACCGGTATCATGCGACGGCGCTGCATTCTATCAATGTCGTGGAGCGTAATGTAAAGCAGGATAATTCGGTTCGGGATCAGGTGAAGTTTTTGAGTGAAAAATTGGAAAACGGCCGATTCTGA
- a CDS encoding FAD-linked oxidase C-terminal domain-containing protein, producing MHLTKSAFRKLQHIVGKEYCSREKEDLLCYAFDATARTYLPEAVVFPANTREISAVMSLASVEGFCVVPRGAGSGMTGGSLAVRGGIVLVLSRMNRILQIDKDNLIAHVQPGVVTGEFHRAVEKEGLFYPPDPSSSEISTLGGNVAECAGGPHAVKYGVTRDYVLGFEVVLPTGEVITTGVKTAKGVVGYDLTRLFTGSEGTLGIITRMTLRLLPLPQAVRTMTAVFDRIETAAETVSEIIRRCIIPRTIEYMDNASIRCVENYLHIGLPVDAEALLIIEVDGNENEVDRDINELRHLCTALGARNVSVAQTREEATKLWKARKSISPALFRYAPDKINEDIVVPRNKLPDMVNKINELRNKTGLTMVSFGHAGDGNIHFNVMLDKQNAEELKKGEAAVEAVFDYTLALGGTISGEHGVGITKAPYVAKELGRVEIELMKKIKRVFDPGHILNPGKIFPD from the coding sequence ATGCACCTCACAAAATCCGCATTTCGAAAACTTCAGCATATTGTTGGGAAAGAATATTGCAGCAGAGAAAAAGAAGACCTGCTCTGCTATGCGTTTGATGCAACTGCCAGAACGTATCTGCCTGAAGCAGTGGTGTTTCCCGCAAATACCCGGGAAATATCCGCTGTCATGTCGCTTGCCAGCGTCGAAGGATTCTGCGTGGTTCCGAGAGGGGCCGGGTCCGGCATGACCGGAGGATCGCTTGCGGTCAGAGGCGGTATCGTTCTGGTGTTATCCCGTATGAACCGGATACTTCAAATCGATAAGGATAATCTGATTGCTCATGTCCAGCCGGGAGTTGTGACCGGAGAATTTCACAGAGCGGTTGAAAAGGAGGGTCTGTTTTATCCGCCCGATCCGTCCAGTTCAGAGATTTCAACACTGGGGGGAAACGTGGCGGAGTGTGCCGGTGGACCTCACGCGGTCAAATATGGGGTGACGCGGGACTATGTCCTGGGGTTTGAAGTGGTGCTTCCCACAGGCGAGGTAATTACCACAGGGGTCAAAACGGCCAAAGGCGTTGTCGGATATGATTTGACCCGCCTTTTTACCGGATCTGAGGGGACCCTGGGCATTATTACCCGAATGACGCTTCGCCTCCTTCCCCTGCCTCAGGCGGTCAGGACCATGACGGCGGTTTTTGACAGGATTGAAACCGCCGCTGAAACGGTGTCTGAAATCATCAGACGCTGTATTATTCCAAGGACCATTGAATACATGGACAATGCGTCCATACGCTGTGTTGAAAATTATCTGCACATCGGGCTGCCTGTCGATGCAGAGGCGCTGCTCATCATTGAAGTGGATGGCAATGAAAATGAAGTGGACCGTGATATCAATGAGCTTCGGCATCTTTGCACCGCTTTGGGGGCCAGGAATGTCAGTGTGGCGCAAACCCGGGAGGAAGCCACTAAATTGTGGAAAGCCAGAAAGTCGATTTCTCCGGCGCTGTTTCGTTACGCTCCGGATAAGATCAATGAAGATATTGTGGTCCCGAGGAATAAATTGCCGGATATGGTCAATAAAATTAATGAGTTAAGAAATAAAACCGGGCTGACAATGGTCAGCTTTGGCCATGCCGGGGATGGCAACATTCATTTCAATGTCATGTTGGATAAGCAGAACGCTGAAGAACTGAAAAAAGGCGAAGCCGCTGTCGAAGCGGTGTTCGATTATACCCTTGCGCTTGGTGGAACGATTTCGGGTGAGCATGGGGTGGGAATTACCAAGGCGCCATATGTGGCAAAAGAACTCGGGCGGGTTGAAATCGAGCTGATGAAAAAAATTAAGCGTGTTTTTGATCCCGGCCATATTTTAAATCCGGGAAAAATATTCCCGGATTAA
- a CDS encoding inositol monophosphatase family protein, giving the protein MDLDLIKKIGVEAACQGAEILLSHFGNLSHIHKKGAIDLVTEADLGSEQAIIKTIRTHFPDHAILAEESGMNEGKSDVRWIIDPLDGTTNYAHRLGQFAISIACTSGADIVAGIVLNPVTEELFTALRGRGAMLNGRPVRVSDTCGIEDSLLVTGFPYNLKDIFPGLIERFANCLKASQGVRRMGSAALDLCFVACGRFEGFWEQNLKAWDTAAGTLIAREAGAFVTDFSGIPFTVDRNEIVATNGKIHKQLLALL; this is encoded by the coding sequence ATGGATTTAGATTTAATAAAAAAAATCGGGGTCGAAGCCGCCTGTCAGGGGGCAGAGATTCTTCTGTCCCATTTCGGCAACCTGTCGCATATCCATAAAAAAGGGGCAATCGATCTGGTTACCGAAGCTGATCTTGGCTCAGAACAGGCCATTATCAAAACGATCAGAACCCACTTTCCCGATCATGCTATCCTGGCCGAAGAAAGCGGCATGAACGAAGGAAAATCAGATGTCCGCTGGATTATCGATCCGCTTGACGGCACAACCAACTATGCGCATCGGCTCGGACAGTTTGCCATTTCCATTGCTTGTACCTCCGGCGCCGATATTGTGGCAGGCATTGTGCTCAATCCCGTGACAGAAGAGCTGTTTACCGCCCTGCGGGGCCGCGGCGCAATGCTCAATGGCCGACCCGTCAGGGTGTCCGACACATGCGGGATTGAAGACAGCCTGCTGGTAACCGGTTTTCCTTACAATCTGAAAGACATCTTCCCCGGCCTTATAGAGCGGTTTGCCAATTGTCTCAAGGCCTCTCAAGGGGTACGAAGGATGGGCTCTGCCGCTTTGGATCTTTGTTTTGTGGCATGCGGAAGATTTGAAGGATTCTGGGAACAAAACCTGAAAGCCTGGGATACGGCGGCCGGCACACTGATTGCCCGCGAAGCCGGGGCCTTTGTTACAGATTTTTCTGGCATTCCGTTCACGGTGGACAGAAACGAAATTGTGGCCACTAACGGAAAAATCCATAAGCAACTGCTGGCATTACTTTAG
- the hflX gene encoding GTPase HflX has protein sequence MKRLFGNIKGLKASQSQKLENFYRRRVPPQFLITPELCRDLSLLSKDIGRQIGLLIDRSGKIAHVIVGDAERIVIPHTSEYSAAPARLKGIRCIHTHLNREVLTRDDLNDLALLRLDMMASITVGTDGRPEKIHTAHILPKGSRENPCQLLPVLDPQHLDIDCLSRILALENELSQQTALHAADSGRERALLISVSTAPKPMSVESLAELAQLARSGGIDVVQTVLQQRSKVDPKYLIGSGKLQEVAITALQREATLIVFDQELNPSQIRSITDHIELKVIDRTQLILDIFAQRAQTKEGKLQVELAQLKYLLPRLTQKNTAMSRLTGGIGGRGPGETKLEINRRRVRNRIQQLEKALDLVKAHRRQQKALRNRRRLPVISIIGYTNAGKSTLLNTLTKSHVLSESRLFATLDPSSRRLKLPKDTEVIITDTVGFIKHLPKDLMVAFRATLEELESADLLLHVIDISNPQVQSQIESVEKVLSDLNLGHIPQIRALNKQDQVDPQTLNRLIHLIGGIPVSARDPSTVTPLLEKLQWFISRLQHPPLVFSNTE, from the coding sequence ATGAAACGGCTTTTTGGTAACATCAAAGGTCTGAAGGCCAGCCAGAGCCAAAAACTTGAAAATTTCTATCGGCGGCGCGTCCCGCCACAATTTCTGATCACCCCTGAACTCTGCCGGGATCTGTCATTGCTTTCAAAGGACATCGGCAGGCAGATTGGCCTTCTCATTGATCGATCCGGCAAAATCGCGCATGTCATTGTCGGGGACGCTGAGCGCATCGTCATTCCCCACACCAGCGAATACAGTGCCGCTCCTGCCCGCCTCAAGGGGATACGCTGCATTCACACCCATTTGAACCGGGAAGTGCTCACCCGTGATGACCTGAACGATCTTGCCCTGTTAAGACTCGATATGATGGCCTCCATTACGGTCGGGACGGACGGCCGGCCGGAAAAAATTCATACCGCCCACATTCTGCCAAAAGGATCGCGGGAAAACCCTTGTCAGCTGCTTCCGGTTCTTGATCCCCAGCATCTTGATATTGACTGCCTTTCACGAATCCTGGCTCTGGAAAATGAGCTCTCGCAGCAGACCGCCCTGCATGCAGCCGATTCCGGCAGAGAAAGGGCGCTTCTGATCAGCGTCTCTACGGCTCCGAAACCCATGTCCGTAGAATCTCTTGCCGAACTTGCGCAGCTTGCACGCTCCGGCGGAATTGATGTGGTGCAGACCGTGCTGCAGCAGCGCAGCAAAGTGGACCCAAAGTATCTGATAGGCTCTGGAAAACTTCAGGAAGTCGCCATCACCGCGCTTCAACGGGAAGCCACCCTGATCGTTTTCGATCAGGAGCTTAATCCGTCACAGATCCGATCCATTACAGACCACATTGAATTAAAAGTCATCGACAGGACACAATTAATCCTGGATATTTTTGCACAAAGAGCACAGACCAAAGAAGGAAAACTCCAGGTTGAACTGGCTCAGCTCAAGTATCTTCTGCCCCGGCTGACACAAAAAAACACGGCCATGTCCCGGCTGACCGGTGGCATCGGGGGCCGCGGCCCCGGTGAAACCAAGCTGGAGATCAACCGCAGGCGGGTGCGGAACCGCATTCAGCAGCTTGAAAAAGCACTGGATCTGGTCAAAGCACATCGCAGGCAGCAAAAAGCCCTTAGAAACAGACGACGGCTTCCTGTAATTTCTATCATCGGCTATACCAATGCCGGAAAATCAACGCTGTTAAACACCCTGACCAAAAGCCATGTCCTGTCTGAAAGCCGTCTGTTTGCCACACTGGACCCATCCAGCAGACGTCTGAAATTGCCGAAAGATACCGAAGTCATTATTACCGACACGGTTGGATTTATTAAACATCTGCCAAAGGACTTGATGGTGGCCTTCCGTGCAACGCTGGAAGAACTTGAAAGCGCCGACCTGCTCCTCCATGTCATCGATATCAGCAACCCTCAGGTTCAAAGCCAGATCGAATCTGTGGAAAAAGTGCTTTCAGATCTGAACCTGGGGCATATTCCTCAAATCCGGGCGCTTAATAAGCAGGATCAGGTGGATCCACAGACACTCAATCGTCTGATCCATCTGATTGGCGGGATACCTGTCTCTGCCAGAGATCCATCCACGGTAACACCTCTGCTTGAAAAACTTCAGTGGTTTATATCCCGTCTGCAACACCCGCCGCTCGTATTCTCGAATACCGAGTGA
- the dnaB gene encoding replicative DNA helicase, with product MNRIQSQKNQQNLTVPPQSIEAEESILSSLLIDNSSLLDIVEILSPDDFYKSAHQKIYSAVLDLFSKNEPVDLVTLTNLLREKAQLEETGGAAYLAWLMDSVPLAVNAPHYAKIIHDKACLRRLIEKANLITRRCFENSSDVDDVLDYAETSIFEISENKIRPSFYSLGKIIESNIDELEERQGNKSLISGVATGFRQFDNLTSGLQNSDLIILAARPSMGKTAFALNIARNAAIDGKVPTAIFSLEMSKEQLSMRLLCAESRVDSSRIRTGFFSKDDWQKLTQAASILTDAPIYIDDSADLTAIEIRAKARRLKMEKGLGLIIIDYLQLMQGRKSVESRRDLEISEISRSMKALAKEISVPVIGLSQLNRKLEERSDKRPQMSDLRESGALEQDADLVVFIYRDEVYNKKEDNPNNGKAEIIIAKQRNGPIGTATLAFLKTYTRFESLASDHGIPDMH from the coding sequence ATGAACAGAATTCAATCCCAAAAAAACCAGCAAAACCTCACAGTGCCCCCACAAAGTATCGAGGCCGAAGAATCCATACTCAGCTCTTTACTGATCGACAACAGCTCGCTGCTGGATATCGTTGAAATTCTGTCACCGGACGATTTTTACAAATCAGCTCATCAAAAAATTTATTCAGCCGTTCTTGACCTCTTTTCAAAAAATGAGCCGGTTGATCTGGTCACCCTCACCAACTTGCTCCGTGAAAAAGCCCAACTGGAAGAAACAGGGGGGGCCGCCTATCTGGCATGGCTGATGGATTCCGTTCCGCTTGCCGTTAACGCCCCGCATTATGCAAAAATTATACACGACAAAGCATGCCTGCGGCGTCTGATCGAAAAAGCGAACCTGATCACCCGGCGCTGTTTCGAAAACAGCAGTGATGTCGATGATGTGCTGGACTATGCTGAAACTTCGATATTTGAAATATCGGAAAACAAAATCAGACCGTCCTTTTATTCCCTGGGAAAAATCATTGAATCCAACATCGACGAACTTGAAGAGCGACAGGGGAATAAATCGCTGATCAGCGGCGTGGCAACCGGCTTTCGACAATTTGACAACCTGACTTCAGGTCTGCAGAATTCTGATCTGATTATCCTGGCCGCCCGGCCAAGTATGGGTAAAACCGCTTTTGCACTGAATATAGCCAGAAACGCGGCAATTGACGGAAAGGTTCCTACCGCCATATTCTCACTCGAAATGTCCAAGGAGCAGCTTTCCATGCGTCTGCTCTGCGCGGAATCCCGAGTCGACTCCTCGCGAATTCGAACCGGTTTTTTCAGCAAGGATGACTGGCAAAAACTGACACAGGCCGCCAGCATATTAACCGATGCACCAATCTATATTGATGATTCGGCGGACCTGACGGCGATAGAAATCAGAGCCAAGGCCCGCCGGCTGAAAATGGAAAAAGGACTCGGTCTTATTATCATCGATTACCTTCAGCTGATGCAGGGAAGAAAATCCGTCGAATCCAGAAGGGATCTTGAAATTTCTGAAATATCAAGATCGATGAAAGCACTGGCCAAAGAAATCAGCGTGCCGGTTATCGGATTGTCTCAGCTCAACAGAAAGCTGGAAGAACGCAGCGATAAACGCCCGCAGATGTCGGATTTAAGAGAATCCGGTGCCCTCGAGCAGGATGCTGACCTGGTCGTGTTTATTTACCGGGATGAGGTATACAACAAAAAAGAAGATAATCCGAATAATGGAAAAGCGGAAATCATCATAGCCAAACAGAGAAACGGCCCCATCGGCACCGCAACGCTGGCATTTTTAAAGACCTACACCCGGTTTGAGTCGCTGGCATCGGATCATGGGATACCTGACATGCATTAA
- the rplI gene encoding 50S ribosomal protein L9, which yields MKVILNETIESLGIIGSEVTVSDGFGRNYLLPQKKAVAATPQNRNIFLQQKARLDLQIAKEREFAGEMAKKLESVICKITAKVSDEDRLYGSISIREIMDALSDQGVEVDKKMILLAEPIKQTGTFKIPIRVYQGIEPEITVEVIPEQSNE from the coding sequence ATGAAGGTTATCTTGAATGAAACGATAGAATCTCTCGGCATTATCGGCAGCGAAGTGACCGTGTCAGATGGGTTTGGTCGCAACTATCTGTTACCGCAAAAAAAAGCAGTGGCGGCAACCCCTCAGAACCGCAATATATTTCTCCAGCAAAAAGCCAGGCTCGATCTCCAGATCGCTAAAGAGCGGGAATTTGCCGGGGAAATGGCTAAAAAACTCGAAAGTGTCATCTGTAAAATCACCGCAAAAGTCAGTGATGAAGATCGGCTGTATGGCTCCATTTCCATAAGAGAGATTATGGATGCGCTGTCCGACCAGGGCGTTGAAGTGGATAAAAAGATGATATTGCTTGCGGAACCTATCAAACAGACCGGCACTTTTAAAATCCCCATCCGCGTTTACCAAGGAATAGAGCCTGAGATTACAGTTGAAGTCATCCCCGAGCAATCAAACGAATAA
- a CDS encoding YybS family protein encodes MPHTDSGKTIKSIINGVAIILFFFAISATMPILGFFCSMMAPLPVLFYRAKLDRTTGVIIPILALMIMGAFAGGLTLDLLFYAELLLLGYVLSELMGMNLSIEKTVGYACGITGLAGLAGLMAFGHIYHTDILALVSDYVSKNLELTLAFYQNMGLPEESVHMISSSKEAIGYVLVRIIPALIVVSALIVSWANLLLARPLLTSQGINVPDFGPLSLWKAPEGLVWAVIGCGILILFPGKTVTLVALNGLIILMSIYFLEGIAIVSFYFEKKRFPRILRTLCYCVIAFEQVALLLVIGLGFFDIWLNFRKIQFTKNN; translated from the coding sequence GTGCCTCACACCGATTCAGGAAAAACCATAAAATCGATTATCAACGGCGTTGCGATTATTCTCTTTTTTTTTGCAATATCCGCGACAATGCCGATTCTGGGCTTTTTCTGCTCTATGATGGCACCGCTTCCGGTACTGTTTTACCGTGCGAAGCTGGACAGAACCACGGGAGTGATCATCCCTATACTGGCGTTGATGATCATGGGCGCTTTTGCAGGAGGACTGACACTTGATTTATTATTCTATGCGGAGCTTCTCCTGCTTGGATATGTGCTAAGCGAACTGATGGGAATGAATCTGTCGATCGAAAAAACCGTCGGGTATGCGTGTGGCATCACGGGATTGGCAGGGCTGGCCGGGCTTATGGCTTTCGGCCACATCTACCATACCGACATTCTGGCGCTTGTTTCGGACTATGTATCAAAAAATCTTGAGCTGACGCTGGCGTTTTATCAGAATATGGGCCTGCCAGAGGAAAGTGTCCATATGATTTCGAGCTCGAAAGAAGCCATCGGATATGTTCTGGTCAGAATCATTCCGGCGCTGATTGTCGTTTCGGCGCTGATAGTGTCATGGGCAAATCTGCTGCTGGCAAGACCGCTTCTGACGTCTCAGGGAATCAATGTCCCGGACTTTGGTCCCCTATCTTTATGGAAAGCCCCTGAGGGTTTGGTTTGGGCGGTTATCGGATGCGGCATCCTGATACTTTTTCCGGGGAAAACCGTTACGCTGGTTGCTTTAAATGGATTGATCATTCTCATGTCCATCTATTTTCTGGAAGGCATAGCCATTGTATCCTTCTATTTTGAAAAAAAACGGTTTCCCCGTATTCTCAGGACCCTATGTTACTGTGTAATCGCTTTTGAGCAAGTAGCGCTGCTTCTTGTTATCGGACTCGGATTTTTTGACATCTGGTTGAATTTCCGTAAAATTCAATTTACAAAAAACAACTAA
- the rpsR gene encoding 30S ribosomal protein S18, with protein sequence MAFAAKEPRGSSKFTGKRRKKRVFHRRKVCRFCADTSIVIDYKDIRTLRYFITERGKIIPRRISGTCAKHQRVLNQAIKRARTIALLPFVGPLEHQS encoded by the coding sequence ATGGCGTTTGCTGCGAAAGAGCCCAGAGGTTCATCAAAATTTACCGGAAAAAGAAGGAAAAAAAGGGTATTTCATAGAAGAAAAGTCTGCCGATTCTGTGCAGATACAAGCATCGTGATTGATTATAAGGACATAAGAACCCTGAGATATTTTATTACGGAACGAGGCAAAATCATTCCCAGACGTATATCAGGCACCTGTGCAAAACATCAACGAGTCTTGAACCAGGCCATCAAACGCGCCAGAACCATTGCACTTCTGCCGTTTGTTGGCCCCCTTGAGCATCAAAGCTGA
- the rpsF gene encoding 30S ribosomal protein S6, translating to MRRYETIFIIDPDLSDDGRGPIIERVKGLIESQDGFLVEMNEWGLRKLAYTIRKKPRGYYILLNYCGAGPLVDEIERFFRIDDRILKFMTIVLEEDANIEKIKEEIAESEARKQVADEAASKTAEPEKTPEQDTAQAETNTNQEEE from the coding sequence ATGAGAAGGTACGAGACTATTTTTATTATCGATCCGGATCTTTCGGACGACGGCCGTGGGCCAATTATTGAACGCGTCAAAGGCTTGATCGAGAGCCAGGACGGATTCCTGGTTGAAATGAACGAATGGGGACTCAGAAAACTTGCCTATACCATCAGAAAAAAACCCCGCGGATATTATATCCTCCTGAACTACTGCGGAGCAGGGCCACTTGTTGACGAGATTGAACGGTTCTTCAGAATTGATGATCGCATCTTGAAATTTATGACGATTGTGCTGGAAGAGGATGCGAATATCGAAAAAATCAAGGAAGAAATCGCCGAATCAGAAGCCAGAAAGCAAGTAGCTGATGAAGCCGCTTCCAAGACTGCTGAACCGGAGAAAACACCTGAGCAGGACACTGCCCAGGCTGAAACCAACACAAATCAAGAGGAGGAGTAA